The proteins below are encoded in one region of Vulpes lagopus strain Blue_001 chromosome 10, ASM1834538v1, whole genome shotgun sequence:
- the RCVRN gene encoding recoverin: MGNSKSGALSKEILEELQLNTKFTEEELCSWYQSFLKECPSGRITKQEFQSIYSKFFPEADPKAYAQHVFRSFDANSDGTLDFKEYVIALHMTSAGKTNQKLEWAFSLYDVDGNGAISKSEVLEIVMAIFKMISPEDVKQLPEDENTPEKRAEKIWGFFGKKDDDKLTEEEFIEGTLANKEILRLIQFEPRKVKEKLKEKKP; encoded by the exons ATGGGGAACAGCAAAAGCGGAGCCCTCTCCAAGGAGATCCTGGAGGAGCTGCAGCTGAACACCAAGTTCACAGAGGAGGAGCTGTGCAGCTGGTACCAGTCCTTCCTGAAGGAGTGCCCCAGTGGCCGCATCACCAAGCAGGAGTTTCAGAGCATCTACTCCAAGTTCTTCCCTGAGGCCGACCCCAAGGCCTATGCCCAGCATGTGTTTCGCAGCTTTGACGCCAACAGCGACGGCACCCTGGACTTCAAAGAGTATGTCATCGCCTTGCACATGACCTCGGCCGGCAAGACCAACCAGAAGCTTGAGTGGGCCTTCTCGCTCTACGATGTGGACGGCAACGGGGCCATCAGCAAGAGTGAAGTGCTGGAGATCGTCATG GCTATTTTCAAAATGATCAGTCCCGAGGATGTGAAGCAACTTCCAGAGGATGAGAACACCCCAGAGAAACGAGCAGAGAAGATCTGGGggttctttggaaagaaagaTGATG ATAAACTTACAGAGGAGGAGTTCATCGAGGGGACCCTGGCCAATAAGGAAATTCTGAGACTGATCCAATTTGAGCCTcgaaaagtgaaggaaaaattaaaagaaaagaaaccctga